CGAGCTTTTTACCAGTATTGTCCAAGGATTGGCGATTACGGCCGGCGTGCTTGCGGTATATCAAATTGCTGTAGGCAATGGCGCAAATGAAGCGATAACCCGAACTATGGTATATACCGCGCTCATAACCGCCAACATTGTGTTGACCTTTGTAAACCGCTCTTTTATCTACTCCATTTTTACCACTTTCAAATATATAAACAACTTGGTGCCAATCATAGTGGGCATTACCGTGGGCATTACCCTTTTGCTCCTTTTTGTACCGCCCTTCACTAAGTTTTTTCAATTTGAAAGACTTGATATAAACCAGCTCGGCATCAGTGTTGGGATCGGGATGTTGAGTGTGTTGTGGTTTGAAATCGTGAAATGGTGGAAACGCAAACAAATTTCAAAAACAGTTATTTCCTCTTCTTAATTGGATTTAAGTTATTGATAAACAATAATTAACTGATTTTTGTCATAGTAAAAAACTGCGTTCCAATGTAAATTTGAGTGTTTCACGAAAACCTAAACATTATGAAAAAGTTCAGTTTTTTGTTTGTTGCCACCATGCTGCTGTTTTCAATTGGCGCGGAAGCACAGGAAAAATGGTCGTTGGAATTCAGGCCTGGACTTAATTTTACCACTGGTGACGTGGGCAATACCGACACTAAAATTGGCTTTGGTTTCGAACTTATGGGAGCCTATAAAATTATGCCCCATTTAGCAGCTTATGCGGGTTGGGGCTTAAACGAGTTCAAAGGTGAGGATAGTTTTTTATTGGAGGATATTACCTTAAAGGAAATGGGATACACATTCGGTTTTCAAATCATAAAACCTATCGGCACTTCCGCATTTTCTTACTTGGCAAGGGCTGGAGCGGTTTACAATCATATAGAAATTGAAAATAACAGCGGTAGTTTTGCCGCCGACACTTGCCACGGATTTGGTTGGCAAATTGCTGCAGGAGTAGATTATGAGTTTGCTCCCAACCTCGCGCTGCGCCCCATGCTTCGCTACCGTTCGCTTTCTAGGGATATAACGATTGAAAATACTTCAACTGAATTAAAACTGAATTATATCTCATTTGGAATTGGTTTGGCTTTGGACTTTTAAGACTGAAATCACGAAAAGTATTTTAAAATGAAAATCGCATTCTTCATTCTTCTTTTACTCCACGGGCTTATTCATTTGATGGGCTTTTTAAAGGCTTTTGGCTTTGCTGAAATTCCACAATTGTCACAAAATTTCTCAAAACCGCAAGGTCTTTTATGGCTCGCGGTCGCTTTGACTTTTATAACGATAGGAATTCTATTTCTGTTAAAAAACAATCTTTGGTTTTGGATCGCCGTAGCAACGGTTGTAGTATCTCAGGTCTTGATTATTGTGAATTGGCAGGACGCCAAATTTGGCACTTTCGCCAATTTGATCGTTCTTATTGTAGCCCTATTGGCAATGGCGAGCTGGAATTTTGAAAGGGAATTTAAAAAAGATATTTCCCAGTCCTTTAAAAATGTTGGTATTTCCGAAGAAATAATCTCCGAAGCCGATGTTGCCCAACTTCCTATTCCGGTTCAGAACTACCTGAAATACGTCGGGGCAATCGGTAAACCTAAAATAAAAACTGCGAAAGCCACTTTTAAAGGCGAAATGCGGGAAAAGGGAAAGGATTGGTTTGCGTTCACTTCGGAACAGTATAATTTTTTTGAAAATCCCACGCGCTTGTTTTTTATGAAAGCCAATTTCAAAGGCTTGCCCACCCAGGGTTACCATCGGTATAAAGAGGGAAAGGCATCGATGCTCATAAAACTGCTGTCCGTTTTTCCTGTGGTAAATATCGCGGAACCCGAAATGTTCAAGACCGAGACCGTCACTTTTTTTAACGATATGTGCCTTTTTACGCCAGCAGCCTTGACTGATAAAAGGATCGATTGGCACACCTTGGATAATAATTCGGTAAAGGCTGTTTTCCATAATGGAGAAGTTTCAGTATCGGCGATTTTGAAATTCGACGAGAGTGGGCGATTGATCAATTTTATTTCGGAAGACAGGGTGGATGTGAATTCCAACCAAAACGTCCCGTTTTCAACCCCCGTTACCGAATACGGTACGGTCAATGGCTATAAACTGCCCGTTGCTGCCGATGCCGTTTGGCACTTTCCCGAAGGCGATTTTGTTTACGGAAAGTTTTATTTACAGGATGTTCAGTACAATTTGAAAATTTCAGATTAGGAAAATGGCCTATTCAAAAAACAAGAAACTGCTGTTTATAAAAAGCCTCCACACGGTTATTTGGCTGTTTTTTAATGTGGTGATTTTCTATCTTTTATACGCCGCCATCGTCAATAAAATTGACAAATGGGTCTGGATCTGCATAGCCATTGTTTTGTTGGAAGGCTTGGTTTTGCTGGCTTTTAGAATGTTTTGTCCGCTTACGGTTATTGCCCGAAAGTACTCTGACTCCTCCAAGGCCAACTTCGATATTTTCCTTCCCAATTGGTTGGCGAAATACAATAAATTGATTTATACTACCATTTTTGGTATTGCGGTGATTATTGTAATTTATAGATGTGTCGCTTAAGTTGTGCAATTGCGAATATTTCACAGGTATATAATTGCAATTTCTCTCCACCTTTCAGATATTTACAAAAAGAACAGATGCTATGAAAATAATCTCGTGGAACATCAACGGCGTAAGGGCGATAACCAAAAAGGATTTCTTTGACGATTTTTCAACCATGGACCCAGATATTATCTGCTTTCAGGAAACCAAGGCCCAAGATGACGAGGTAAAAACGGCCTTGTCTAAAATTACCCACTATCACCAATATTACAATTCGGCAGCGCGGAAAGGTTATTCGGGCGTTGCGGTCTTGAGCAAAAAGGAACCCTTGGCAGTTACGTACGATATGGGCGTTGCGGAACACGACAACGAAGGCCGGGTAATCTGTTTGGAATTTGAGGCTTTCTTTTTGGTCAATGTATATGTTCCCAATTCCGGTCAACAACTGGAAAGGCTGGATTATAGAAAGACTTGGGATGACGACTTCCGAAGCTATCTCATTAACTTGAAAAAATCAAAGCCTGTAATTCTTTGCGGCGATTTAAATGTTGCCCACCGTCCCATCGACCTTAAAAATGACAAGGCCAATTACAACAAAACGGCAGGCTATACCCAAATTGAAATTGACGGAATGGACAACTTGCTCAACGCAGGTTTTGTGGATACCTATCGGCATTTCCATCCTGATAGCGTAGCCTACACCTACTGGAGCTATCGGTTTAAGGCTCGGGAGCGCAATAGTGGGTGGCGCATAGATTACTTTTTGGTAAGTGAACCCTTGCTCGAAAAAATAATAAATGTAGCGATATTATCGGAATATTATGGCTCCGATCACTGCCCAATCCAACTTGAAATTGAATTGTAGTCAATTCTTAAATAGGTTTTCGTTTTCCTTTAAAGCGGCCATCGCTTCAGAATACCCCATTTCAAAAATAGCATCTGTATTGCTCATACCGAATATGGCAAAGCCTCCCACATCTTTGGGCGCAATAACCAAATCGCATTCGGGGAATTTTCTTATAGAATCTGAAACCGCCCTAATTTTAAGCGCCCTATCGGCAACATTATAGGAATGGTTCAAATCCTTGATGCTGATTTTCTGTAGGGAGTTGATATACACCCCAATAATTGTATCACAGTGTTGCTTTAGCGGCTCCACGGGAAAGTTATTCAGTATTCCCCCATCTATATAGTACGAACCATTAATCTCGGTTGGGGTAAAAACGCCCGGAAAGGAAGCGGAAGCTATAACCGGTTTTATAAGCTGCCCTTTGCTGAAAATCTTTAAATTTCCCGAAATCACATTGGTCGCGGTTATAAAGAGCGATTTTTCAAGGGCGTCAAAATTATCCCTCGGGAAAAACACTTTTAGGTCGTCATAAAACTTTTCGGTATCCAAAAACCCCGGTTTGTTAAAGGCGAATCTTTTGGTGGTAAAAATTGAAACGGTTTTAAAGAATTTTAATATTTCAGACCAATGGACCCCCGCCGAATATAACGCCCCCACAATGGCGCCCACACTGGTGCCCGAAACGTGGGTGGGTGAAATGCCGTGCTCCTCCAATGCCTTTAATACCCCGATATGCGCGGCGCCCCTTGCTCCGCCACCGGAAAGGACTAAACCAAGATTCGTCATTGTTCTAAATTTTGATAACAAAATTGTAAAAATTAAAGCAAATAAACCCTGACCAAAATCATAATCGAGCTCAAAATTGATAGTTAAATTTGGATGGTATCTGTTTGCTAAGAATAAGATTTTGAATCTGTTAATTAAATTTATTGCTGATGTTTGTCATAGTTATTCCCTATTCGTAGGATTATCTTTGATTTTCCCTGTTGTATATGAAAAAAGAAAACTCCCTTATAACCCGCACAAAATCGTTTTTCGCTGAAATAGGCGATATGACCTTATTTGCCGGACGTTTTTTTCGGGAATTGTTCAGTCCGCCATTTGAATTTAGGGAATTGATACGTCAATGCTACAATATGGGCATTCGCTCCCTGTTTTTGGTAATGGTGACGGGTTTTATTTTGGGCTTGGTCTTTACGCTTCAATCGCGCCCCACTTTGACCGATCTTGGCGCGGCCTCGTGGATGCCATCCATGATCAGTATTTCCATAGTGCGGGAAATCGGCCCGGTAATAATCGCCTTGATCTGCGCGGGAAGGATTGGCTCCGGAATTGGTGCGGAACTCGGCTCCATGCGTGTAACCGAGCAGATAGACGCAATGGAGGTCTCGGGCACCAATCCGTTCAAATATTTGGTGGTTACCAGAATATTGGCGGTTACCTTAATGTTGCCCTTGCTCGTAATTGCGGGAGATACCGTCGCATTATTCGGATCTGCGATAATCGAGAATTTAAAGGGAGATGTTTCCTATACGCTCTATTTTAATAAGGTTTTTGATGCCTTAAGCTTTAGCGATGTGCTTCCCGCAACCGTTAAGACCGTATTCTTTGGTTTTGCCATCGGCCTGGTGGGTACCTACAAAGGCTACAATTGTTCCAAAGGTACCGTGGGGGTAGGGGAAGCCTCAAATTCAGCGGTGGTTTATTCCTCTATGTTATTGTTTATAATAGATTTTATTGCCGTATTTGTTTCGGATATATTTTTTGAAGTTTAAATGAAAAAAGAAAACCAAACCCCAGTCCTTGAGTTAAAAGATATCCACAAGAGCTTTGGCGAAAACCATGTGCTCAAAGGTTTCAATCTTCAACTTTTTGAAGGGGAAAATCTGGTGATTATGGGCAAATCTGGGTCGGGGAAATCGGTTATGGTCAAGTGTATTGTGGGCTTGATCCAGCCCGATAGCGGAAGCATTACCATTAACGGTCACGACATAATCACCATGGGCCAAAGGGAACTGGATTTTCTGCGGACGCAAATCGGTTTCCTCTTCCAGGGCAGTGCTTTGTACGATTCTATGACCGTTCGGGAAAACTTGGAGTTTCCATTGCGAAGACACAAAGATAAAATTGAGGATTTCAAAAGTACGGAACAATCCGTACATGATGCGCTAAAAAGCGTGGGACTGCTGCACACAATCGATTTGATGCCTTCCGAACTTTCCGGTGGAATGCAACGTAGGGTAGCACTGGCACGGGCGTTAATTTTAAAGCCGAAAATAATAATGTACGATGAGCCCACAACGGGCTTGGACCCTATTACGGCAAACGAGATTATCCAGCTTATGCGAAGCATCCAAAAGGAGTATAACACCTCCTCCCTCATTATCACGCACGATGTGGATTGCGCAAGGGTAATATCGAATAGAATAATATTACTGGTAGATGGAATCAACTATGCCGAGGGCACTTATGATGACCTGTCAAATTCCAGCGATCCCCAAACCCGGGCATTCTTTAAAAACTAAAAATTATGGCTAAATCAACTTCCCAAAAAATAAAAGTCGGCCTTTTCGTAGTGGTGGGCACCGCCATTCTTATTGCGGCGCTCTATTCCATCGGTAACCGACAGCATATTTTCAGCAAAAACATTGAGCTCTACGCTACCTTTGGGAACGTAAATGGTTTGATTATAGGCAACAACGTGCGTTACTCCGGTATAAACGTGGGCACCGTAAGCAAGATTGAAATGATCGAGGAGGGAAGCATCACCATCCAAATGATGATTGAGGAAAAAACGGCAAGATTCATTAAAACCGATGCCATTGCTTCCATCGGTTCCGATGGCTTGGTGGGAAGCATGGTCGTGAACATTATTCCGGGGAAAGTTGCCACTGCCAAACCCGTAATTTCCGGCGATACCATCCAGTCTTACAGCAAGATTGGCGCCGACGATATGCTCTCCACCCTGAACACGACCAATGAAAACGCCGCCTTGCTCACCGCCGATCTGCTTAAGATTACCAATAAAATCCTTGAGGGCAAAGGCACTTTGGGCGCTTTGGTAACCGATACCTTGTTGGCCCAGGATTTAAGGCAGACGGTAATTGAACTCAAACAAACGGCTGCGGGTACTTCCACGGCGGTTTCGCGCATCAACGCCCTTATTTCAAAAGTCAATTATGATGAAAGTGCCGCGGGCGTGCTTTTGAGCGATACGGTTTCTGCCAACCAAATAAGGGGCGTATTTAGCAATCTTGAAAAATCGAGCGAGGACATTAATGAAATAAGCCAAAATCTCGATGCCTATCTCTCCGAAATAAAATCGGGAAAAGGTGCTTTGAATTACATCACGCAGGATGAGGTTTTGGTCAAGAATATCGATTCCACGATGCTTGATATAAAGGAAGCTGCAGAGAAATTGAACGAAAATATGGAGGCGCTGCGGCACAATTTCCTTTTCCGTGGCTATTTCAGAAAACTGGAGCGACAGGAAAGGCGGGAAGCCAGGAAAAATTAATTTTAAAATCGGTATTTTCGTAAGTCAAAAAAAACCAACCAAACAAAGTGATAATGCTCGATAATTTAAAGGAAAACTTCTCCCATATTTTTGAGGACGCCCTAATTGAAGAAATTGGCCAAGTAGGTGTTTTAAAGGAAGTAAAGGAAGGCGAAAAGGTAATTGAGATTGGCGATTACGTCCGCTCCATGCCCTTGCTCCTCAAGGGGGCCATAAAAATTTTAAGGGAAGACGACGACGGCGATGAACTGCTTCTCTATTTTTTGGAGCGCGGCGATACCTGCGCCATGACCCTAACCTGCTGTTTGGGACAGACCAAAAGCGAGATCCGCGCCATCGCAGAGCTCGACACCACGTTGATAATGATACCCATCCAAAAAATGGAGGAGTGGACGGGCAAGTATAAAAGTTGGCGCAACTTCGTCTTTCAAAGTTACCACGGCCGCCTTACCGAAATGCTCGAAACCATTGACAGCATTGCATTTTACAATATGGACGAGCGCTTGGTGAAATACCTTCAAAACAAAAAAAAGGTAACCAATGATTCCCTGATCAATTCCACGCATCAGGAGATTGCGTATGAGCTTCACACCTCGCGCGTGGTGGTGTCGCGTTTGTTGAAGAAGTTGGAATCCATGGGGAAAATCGAGCTTAACCGAAATAGTATTAAAATAATCGCACTTTAGTTTTAAGATGACATATTTAAACCGTTGAAGTGTAACTTTTGTTACTGTCAAGCGTGAAGTTTCCCTTTATTTTTGAAGTGTCCACAACTTTATACTCAAAATATGAAACTTTTAGTCACATTATTTTTGATCAGTTTATTCACTTCCTGCAATACCAATACTCGTAAGGAATATTTGGCGATTGCCGAAAATGCAGAAAACTTAATACTTACAAGCCCTCAAGAACATCCCGGCAAGAAGCTGATGGAAAACAATTGCTACGTTTGCCACAATCCAAAAACTGCCGAAGATGCAATGATTGCCCCACCGATGGTAGCCGTAAAGATGCATTATATTTCTGAGGAAACTTCAAAGGAAGAATTTATTGAGGCAATGGTGGCGTGGGCCAAGAATCCTTCCGAAGAAAAATCAAAAATGCCGGGCGCGGTCAAGAAATTTGGCTTAATGCCCTATCAATTCTATCCGGAGGAAACTATCAAACAAATTGCAGATTATATGTTTGATAACGATATAGAAGAGCCCGAATGGTTTGACGCCCACTACAAGCAAATGCACGGCGACAGACCACAGATGAAGGGCCGAATTGGTCGCGGAATGGGAAATGGTAAAGGGATGGGTAAAAACCAAAATACAAATGCTCAACCTTTCGTAAAGGAACGCGGCATGCAAATGGCACAGACCACGAAGGCCGAATTGGGGAAAAATCTGATGGGCCAGATCCAGAAAAACGGGGTTATTGCCGCTTTGGACTTTTGTAATGTTCAGGCTATGCCAATATCGGACAGTATGGCTACCGTCCATAAGGCCCAAATAAAACGCGTTACCGATAAACCGAGAAACCCACAAAACAAGGCCAATGCCGCAGAACTGCAATATCTGGAAAACTTCAAAAAGCAAGTGGCTGCCGGAGACGAGGTAAACCCGATTGTGGTGGATATGGGCAGGGAAACAGAATTTTATTACCCCATCGTTACCAATTCCGTGTGCTTAAAATGCCACGGCACGCCCGGAAAGGAACTGGAAACGCTCACCTTGTCCAAAATACAGGAGTTGTACCCAATGGATAAGGCAACCGGTTACGGCGAAAATGAAGTGCGCGGCATTTGGAGTATCCGTTTTGAAAATTAGCATATGAATTATTACGAAGCTTTCTGGAACCACAAATACCTCAGTGGCGAAACAGGCTGGGATATAGGCCAGGTTTCCACACCCATAAAGGAATACATCGACCAACTTTCAGATAAAAATTTAAAGATTTTGATCCCCGGCGGCGGTAATTCGTATGAAGCGGAATATCTTTTTAACAACGGGTTTACCAATGTTTTTGTGGTAGATATTTCGTCTATTCCGTTACGGAATCTGGCCAAACGGCTACCATCATTTCCAAAGGAAAATTTATTGCACGCAGACTTTTTCGACTTGGAAGACAGCTTTGACCTTATTTTGGAACAGACGTTCTTTTGTGCTTTGCAGCCTGTGCTGCGGGAGGATTACGTAACTAAAATGCATCAGCTTCTAAAGCCGGAAGGGAAATTAGTCGGACTTCTTTTTAATATTCCTTTGAATAATGACAAGCCTCCGTTTGGCGGGAATAAAGCTGAATATAAAAATCTTTTTTCCGAAAGATTCAAGATACAAATAATGGAAACAGCTTATAATTCCGTTATGCCCCGTGCGGGGAATGAACTATTTATAAATTTTAAAAAAAGGGGAGAACAAATAGAATAATTAATACAAAAGCTGGATTGTATTAGCGGGACAAATTCCTAAAAGTGGTTATATTCGGTAATAATTTAAAAATGCATCCTTGAGAATTCCAATTGCAGATATAGTATTTGTTTTGCTACAATTTGTTTTGTTTGTGGCATTTGTGTTTGATGTTGGGTCAATGCGCATTTACTTTCCAGAATGGTTGTTTTGGATTGGGGTGCTACTGCTAATTTTAGGGGCGTTAACTACGCTAATTGCCGTTTTACAACTCAATGTGCATCTATCGCCTTTTCCGAGTCCGCTACCCGGATCAAAACTGATAGTTACGGGAGTTTATAAATTTATCAGGCACCCGATATATACAGGAATTATGATAGCTTTTTTTGGGTTTGCCATTATTGCCGACTCGGGATATAAATTATTGATAACATTACTGCTAATAGTTTTATTTTACTTTAAATCCAAATACGAAGAGAGGCGTTTAGCAGCTATATTTCCAGGTTATTTGGAATATAAAAGGAAATCGGGACGGTTTTTCCCCGGGTTGTAAGCCATCGTTTTTTATGGTGAAAACATAGGTTGTTAGTTATATTTAGCTAGGCTCACGAAGCTGCACAAGAAAGTAAGTAAGTATATTTCCGCCGAAGGGTGTATAAAGTTCTGAAGCTAATTTCAAAATCACTAATCATTATTCCCATCGAGGCGTGGGCCATAGCAAAGATCGCCGGCATCGCCGAGGCCGGGAACAATATAGCCACGTTCGTTTAATTGGTTGTCCACCGCTGCAATCCACAGTTCGGTATCTGAAGGGAAAACAGTATCGGCCAAAAAGATTCCCGCTTTGGCACCGATAATGGATATTAAATGAATTTTCTTTGGAATACCGTGCGTTTTTAGGGCGCGCAATACATTTTCAAACGTACGTCCGGTTGCCAGCATGGGATCTGCAAGGATTAGTGTTTTTCCTTCAATAGACGGGGAGGCGAGATACTCTACCTGTACTTCAAAATCGTCTGCTCCATTTGGGTGATGCCTATAGGCAGAGATAAAAGCATTTTCAACCCCATCAAACACATTGAGAATACCTTGGTGCAATGGCAATCCTGCGCGTAATACGGAACAGAGCACTATATCGGCATTTGGTACAGATACTTCCTTAGAGCCAAGGGGAGTTTTTACGGTGGTTGTTTGGTAGGGCAAGCTCTTGCTCATTTCGTAAGCCAGCAGTTCGCCCACGCGTTCTACATTTTTTCTAAAACGCAGGTAATCTTTTTGGATGGTAACATCGCGCATCTCGCGGATGTATTGATTGAGGAGGGAATTCTGTTTGCTGAAATCGTGAACTATCATGAGCGTAGGGTGTTTATGCGAATTTAAGGATTTATTCGGAATTTTAAAATAGTGGTTTTTAAGCTTGTCGGTTCTATTTAATATATAAAATTGACAACTATCATAAACCGATTGAAATAGATTTCATATTTTTGGAACTAGTGAAAACTATAATCGCCATATCGCTTTCTTTCCTCGTTTTATTTCAAAGCGCAGGGATTGGCGTAAACGATATTTTACTATTGGGGCATTTTATGGAACATGCCGAATACCACTCCGAAAATTACGGCGATGATTTTCTCACTTTCTTTGAAAAGCATTACGGGTCGTTAAAATCTGAGCACGAAAAAAATCACAAAGAGGAAAAGCAGGAACATGAGGAGTTGCCTTTTCAACATGCATCCTGCCATCACTTAAGTACCGATGTAGTGGTTTTTCCTTATGAAATTTCAATTTTAAGAGGAGAGATTCCCTTAAACCACAGCCACACTTTTTACTATTTAAACCTATATTCTTCCTTGGAGAGAGTTTCTATTTTCCAACCTCCAAAATCTGCATAACTAAATAGACCGTTTTTGGAAATACTATTTCCAAAATTTATTGCGGTCGGGTTAATTCTATCCCATGATTTGGGATGGCTTTAATGAATTCCATTGTTTCATTTTTTACAGGTTTCGCTGTTAAAATTCAAAGATCAATTTAGTTATGCTTTCTAAAATTATTCAATTCAGTATAAACAACAAGCTCATTATTGGGCTGTTTACCCTTTTGTTGATAGGCTTTGGCGTGTTTTCGCTAACGCAGTTATCCATTGGAGCCGTACCCGATGTTACCAACAATCAGGTGCAGGTAATTACCACTTCCCGCAATCTTTCTACCCAAGATATGGAGCAGTTTATAACCTATCCCGTGGAGTTGGAAATGGCCAATTTGCCGGGGGTGGTTGAAATTCGTTCTGTTTCCAAATTTGGACTTTCGGTGGTTACCATAGTCTTTGAGGAAGAAATGGGCACCTATTTACCGCGGCAGCTTATTGCCGAAAAGATTAAATCGGCCGCCGAAAATATTCCCGAAGGTTTCGGTTCGCCACAAATGGGTCCCATTACTACCGGCTTGGGCGAAATTTACCAATATATACTCGATGTAAGACCGGAGTTTAAGGACAATTATTCAATCACCGAGCTGCGAACCATTCAGGATTGGATAATTAAAAGGCAACTCTCGGGAATTCCGGGGGTGGTGGAGGTCAATACTTGGGGCGGCCATCTAAAACAGTACGAGGTAGCCATAAATACCCAAAAGCTGGCGGCCATGAATATTACGGCTTCTGAAATTTTTACCGCTTTGGAAAAAAACAACAGCGTGTCTGGTGGGGGTTATATTGAAAAGGAAAACCAAGCCTTTTTTATTCGGGGTGAAGGTTTAATTTCCACTTTGGCGGATATTGAAAATATAGTGGTAAAGAGTGAAAACGGCTTCCCTATTTATGTGAAGGATATCGCCAAAGTACAATTTGGCAGTGCGCCGCGGTTTGGGGCAATTACAGGAAATGGGGAAGGCGAAAAAATTCTCGGGCAGGTTATGATGCTCAAGGATGGCAACTCAAACGAAGTAATTAAAGCGGTACAAGAGCGGGTTGCCGAAATTGCAGAAACGCTGCCGGAAGGAGTTTATATAAATCCGTTTTTAGACCGGAGTGTGCTAATTGAAAAAACCACTTTTACCATAGCCGAAAACCTGATTCTCGGAGTGCTTATCGTAATTTTTGTAGTGGTGCTATTGTTGGGGAA
This region of Aequorivita marisscotiae genomic DNA includes:
- the upp gene encoding uracil phosphoribosyltransferase, which encodes MIVHDFSKQNSLLNQYIREMRDVTIQKDYLRFRKNVERVGELLAYEMSKSLPYQTTTVKTPLGSKEVSVPNADIVLCSVLRAGLPLHQGILNVFDGVENAFISAYRHHPNGADDFEVQVEYLASPSIEGKTLILADPMLATGRTFENVLRALKTHGIPKKIHLISIIGAKAGIFLADTVFPSDTELWIAAVDNQLNERGYIVPGLGDAGDLCYGPRLDGNND